The nucleotide window TGAGGGCCTGTACATCGACCACCTCAACGAGAAGCCCATAGAGGTTAAAGTTAACCTGCCGGAGGCCGACGAGTACAGGTTCGTTCTAGTTCAGAAGGGGCCCGTTGGCGTTCTTACATCAGCTCCAAGGGTTAACGGAAGCATAGCCAACCCGATAAAGGTGCTCGGGGAGGGGCAGTCCGGAACTCTTGAGCTTAAGGCAGCGTTCGACAGGGACTATACAGCGGATCTCTACCTAAGGGTCACGTTCATATACCTCGTGAGGAAGAGCGGGAGGAGCAACGATGACATTGATGCTGCCTTTGAACCTCACATGGACACCTTCTTCGCGGCCAAGCTCGCCGAAGGGCTGAAGCTCAAGAAGGGCGAGGACACAATCACCGTTAACGCAGGATTGCCGGCGGGAGTCATAAGCAGCTACGAGGAAAAGCTGAAGGCCCTATACGGCGACAGGCTGATAATAAGAGGAATTAGAGTCGAACCGGTGTTTATCGCTGACAAGGCCTACACGATATGGGAGGTCAGAGCATCGGCTCCTCATCACGGCTCAGAGTGAGGGAAAAACTCATCATCCCTCCCTTTTCACAACTTTTTCATAACCTCAAGGGCTATAGCTTTTGCTAAAGGGGGAGGCACAGATTCCCCAATGCTGTCGTACTGGACGTTTCTGCCTCCAAGGAACACGTGGTCATCAGGATATCCCATCAGCCGGGCCTGCTCCCTCACGGTGAGAGGCCTGTCCTCGAAAGGATGGACGAAGCGGCTGTTTCCCCTGACCGTTGGGGCCGGCTTGTGCGGATGTAGCCGTATCCAGTTGGAGAATCGGCCGAACCTTTGAAGGGCTTCCCCCCACTTCAGCCTAGGAATTTCCCTTTCTATCCTACCACCGGGGAGCCAGGGCTCGTTGTTCGGAGCATCGGGGGAACATCCCTTATGGCCTCCCACACGGCCCTCTTGCCTTTCACACTCTTTGGCCTTATTTCAACGTTGGACACGAAAACCCGTCTCCTGACCTGAGGAACACCGTAATCCAAGGCATTGAGGATGTTGAAGTGCACATCGTATCCAGCCTTCTTGAACTCCCTCCTTAGAGCGTCCTCCAGCTCCATTATTTGAGGCACCTGCTCCATAACGAATATCTCAGGCCTTATAACCTCGACGAAGCGGATGAAGTAAAGAACGAGCCTTCCAATCGGGTCCCTGTACAGCCTGTCGATGGCCCTTTCCCTTCTCCTAGGATTTATGGCCGTAAAGGGCTCGCAAGGAGGCCCCCCGATAATTACGTCCGGCCGTCCTACCTCTCTAAGGATTTCGGCCGGATTAAGCCGCTTTATGTCCTCGACGTAGAGCTTCACTTCGGGAAAGTTGGTCCTGTAAGTTTTGGCCTTGGGTTTGAAGTTCTCGACGGCGGCAAGAATCTCGAAGCCGGCCTCCTTAAATCCTCTGCTGAACCCCCTGCCCCGGAAAATAGATCTATAACGGAGGGCATACTCAGCCCTTAACGGCTTTCTCCCAAGCTTCCAGCGTCTCCTTTGCTTTCTCGAATATCTTCTTAGCGGCCTCCTCAAGGGCCCGCTCCGGCGTCACCTTGCCGTCGGTGACCACCCTGAACCTCGGCTTCCTCGCCATGGTTATGGGGTGCTCTATCGTGTAGGCGGCGAACTTTATGTGCTTGTTCTCCCTTAGGATCTCAACGAGCAGGTTCGCAAAGGTGTGATCCTCCCCCTCGAGGTAGAACTCCAAGAGATTTTCCTCCCTCTTGATGACCTCAATCTTCATTTTCCTCACCCTTCAGGTGCTTTAGGAGTATCTCAATGGCCTGCTCCTTGTTCTTAACGAGTTCGTATTTAAACTTATCCTCCTTGAACTCTGCGAGACCGAGCTCCACCAGCTTTTCGAGGACGTCCTCTGGATCGAGGTCGAAGGCTACGGCGACAGGAACAGCCACCTCCCTAATTTGCCTCGTTGTCTGGAGGGCTATCTGGGCTAGGGCCTCGCCGAGCCGCTTTGTCAGGGTCACGATGTCCCTCCAAGGCATCGACGTCCTTATATACTCTTCCTTCAACTCAACCTTCTCCCCGAGGAGCTCGAGGGCCCTTATTAGGATTGGTATCGAGACG belongs to Pyrococcus yayanosii CH1 and includes:
- a CDS encoding DNA-directed RNA polymerase subunit L; translation: MKIEVIKREENLLEFYLEGEDHTFANLLVEILRENKHIKFAAYTIEHPITMARKPRFRVVTDGKVTPERALEEAAKKIFEKAKETLEAWEKAVKG
- a CDS encoding DNA cytosine methyltransferase codes for the protein MGGHKGCSPDAPNNEPWLPGGRIEREIPRLKWGEALQRFGRFSNWIRLHPHKPAPTVRGNSRFVHPFEDRPLTVREQARLMGYPDDHVFLGGRNVQYDSIGESVPPPLAKAIALEVMKKL
- a CDS encoding DUF2067 family protein, yielding MRAKKVIVIHVRDDVEKEEFMKEIQRLNTSAFVYIHGKLNSLKVNVQGTKDEIREALRAIREVHKRVRGRLYPDRQGLYHYVPDDIFREAGANVSIPILIRALELLGEKVELKEEYIRTSMPWRDIVTLTKRLGEALAQIALQTTRQIREVAVPVAVAFDLDPEDVLEKLVELGLAEFKEDKFKYELVKNKEQAIEILLKHLKGEENED
- a CDS encoding DNA cytosine methyltransferase; translated protein: MRRPLRRYSRKQRRRWKLGRKPLRAEYALRYRSIFRGRGFSRGFKEAGFEILAAVENFKPKAKTYRTNFPEVKLYVEDIKRLNPAEILREVGRPDVIIGGPPCEPFTAINPRRRERAIDRLYRDPIGRLVLYFIRFVEVIRPEIFVMEQVPQIMELEDALRREFKKAGYDVHFNILNALDYGVPQVRRRVFVSNVEIRPKSVKGKRAVWEAIRDVPPMLRTTSPGSPVVG